The following is a genomic window from Burkholderia oklahomensis C6786.
GTCGAGCGAGCTCAGCACGGGGCCGAGCAGGTTCAGGAGAACCGTCACCACCGGATTGAGCGTGCTGCCGACCGACACCGACACGCCAAGCACGTAGAGCGTGAGGCCGTTCGGCCCCGTCAGCGATTGCGCGGCGCCCGACAGCGCGTTCGCGAGCACCGAGCCCACCGCGTTCGAATTCGTCGTCTGATAGTCGTCGGCGTCGCCCGTCACGCCGTTGAACGTCAGCGTCGCCGCATTGGACTGCGGCACCACGACGGGCAGCGCGAGCGCCGACTTGATCTGCAGCAGCGGCGCGCTCAGCACGCCGACCGTCGCGAGCGTAGCGGGCACGTTGCACGCGAACGTCTGCTGCGCGGGGAGATCCGTCGGCACGTCACCGACGCACAGGTTCGCGAGGCCCGGCTGCACGACGATCGCCGCGCGGCTCGACGCGGCGGTCGCCGCGCAGCTCGTCGATTGCAGCCACGCGGAGCCCGTCGCGACCTGCAGCGTGAGCGGCAAGTTCAGATTGACCTGGATGAGGCCGTTGATGAGGCTCACGAGTGGCGCTAGCGGAAACAGCACGCCGGTGGGCGACAGATTTGCCGTGCCGAGACTCACATTCACATACAAGCGAATCTGCGCATTGTTAGCCTGCGTGCGCCACGCCCCCGTCTTCGGATCCATGCCCGACTCGCCGATCGCGATCGACGGCGGCTCGATGATCTGCAACTTGAGCGTCGCGCCCTGCCCGGCGAGCTGCAGGCCCGTCGCGACATCCACCGCGGGCTTGCCGGCCGCCGCGACTTCCGCCGCGACCATCAGCGCGTCGAACACGTTGATCTTCGCGTCGGCGGCCGCCTGCGTGTCGGACAAGCCGAGCGCGAACACGCCGGGCCCGCCCGACTGGCTGCCGATGCTGAATTTCCCGCCGCCCAGATTCGCGCCGACGATCGTCTGCAGCGCGGCGACGCTCGCCTGAAGGTTCGCGTTCACGACCTGGGTGCGCGACAGCGCGGTCAGCGTCAGTTGCGCGAACTGACCCGCCGTCACCTGCGTCGACAGCAGTTCGTTGACCGTCAGCACGTTCGCGGCCGCCATCAGGTCGCCGAGCTTGATCTGCGTCGACGCGAGCGCCTGGTACGACAGCACGCTCAAGCTCAGATTCGCGCCGAGCAGCGCGTTCAGCACGTTGTTCACGAGGCCGCCCTGCAGGCTCGCGAGCGTCGTGCCGACCGTGAACTGATCGATGTTGGTCGCCTTCGCGGTCGACGTCGCGCTCACCGTGCGCGACGGGCCGAGGAAGAAGTACGGCACGCTCTGCGTCGCCGTCACCTGCACCGCGTTCAGCGGCGTCGACGCCGTGTTGAAATAGCTCGGCCCCGCGTTGCTCTGCGTGTCCCAGCGCCCGCACGAAAGCGTGAGCGTGTTGCCGCTCTTCGCCGGATCGAAGCCGTTCGAGCGCGCGTTCGCGTTCGCGGCGGCGGCAGGCTGCGTGCACTGGTCGTCCATCTTCTGCGCGGCGGCGAGCGCCGCCATGTCGGCGACCCGCTGCAAGTCGCGGCGCGCGAAGAACACGTTGCCGATGTCGACCGCGCCGAGCGCGGCGATCGCGACGAGCATCCAGATCGCCGCGACGACGGCGAACGAACCGCGTTCGCGCGCGATCGTCCGGCGTTCGCGCGCGAACGGTCGGCGATCGGCGCAACGGCGAGCTAACGGCATGCGAGCCTCACTGAGAACGCGACGCCGGCGTGAGGAGGAAGTCCGCCCCGCCGCTGCCGCCGCCGCTCATGCTCGCCGCCGATCCATAGAACGCCGGGATCTTCGTCTTGAACGAATCGAGATAGCGCGCGTACGCGATCGACGCCGCCTCGCCGATCATCGGCTGCGACGGCCCCGCGTCGCGGTTGCTCGCCTGCCATTCGAGCCACGTGTGCGTCGCATGGCCGATTTCCGATGCGGGGGGCGTCGCGCCTTGCGGCGATTGCGCGCGGGCGGCCCCCGCCGCGCCCGCGAGCGCCCCCGCCAGCGCGAGCGTTGCGCAAAGCGCGCGGCTGCGTCCAGGTCGGGCCGCGGCGGTCTTGGTGTGGTCATGCGTCGTCATGTCGGCTCCGTGTCACATCTGTCATTGCGAGAATCGCTGCAAGAGCGGCACCGTCGGCTCGAAGCTCGACGCGGATGCGGACGCCACGGGCGCGGGCGTCCCCGCGACGGCCGTTGCGCCCTTGCCGCCGGCCGCGCCAATCGAACTTGTCGCACTTGTCGCACTTGTCGCACTTGTCGCACTTGTCGCGCCCAACGTCCCGGCGCCGATCCCCGCCATATTGGCGCCGCCCGCCGCGCTCGCCGGGCCGGTCGCGTTCGGCGCGCCCGGACGCGCGAGCGCGCGCTGCCGCACGCGCGACGCGGCCGCGATCTTCGTCGCGTCGTTGCGAATTTCCGTGCGCACCGCGGGCGCGAGCTTCAGCTGATTCATCAGGCCGAGCGCGTCGCGCGTCTGCCCCGTCGCGAGCAGGAAGAGCGCGAGGTTGCTCAGGATCTTCGGATTGTTCTGGTCGAGCTCGGCCGCCTTCATCAGCGGCACGCGCGCGCCCGCGACGTCGCCGCTGCGCATCCGCGCATAGGCGAGATCGGACAGCGTCAGCGAATCGGTCGGCGCAAGCGCCGTCGCCTGCGTGAGCGCCTGCGACGCGGCGTCGAAATCGCCCGACGCGCCGGACAGCAGGCCGAGCCCGCGATAGCCGCGCGCGGCGAGCGGCGTGTTCAGCAACTGCCTGTACGCAACCGTGCTCGCAGCCGCCTGATCGGTCGCGCGCAGCGCGTCCGCACGCAGCAGGATCGTGTCCGGCGACGCGCCGTACTGCTTCTCGTACGCATCGATGTGCGCGAGCGATGCGTAATAGAGCCCTTGCGACTGCATCCGGCCGATCAGCCCGAGATACATGCCGGGCGTGTCGGGCGGCGCGTTCTTGTCGGCCGCGGCCTGCATCAGCGCCGCGCGCTCGGCCTGCGCGCCGATTCCGTATCCCGACTCCTTGAACGAGCCGCACGCGGCAAGCGACAGCGCAAGCATCGCGAGCGCCGCCGCCGTCATCGGAGAAAAGCTGCTTCGTCTCATGTCGTTCCTTCCTTCGTTGCGCGCCGGCTAACGGCGCGCGGCCGTGAGCGCGTGCGCCACGGCGAGCATTCCCGGCCCCGCCGTCACGATGAAGAGCGCGGGCAGCAGCGTGACGATCATCACGCCCGTCATCTTCACGGTGAGGCGGCCGATCCGCTCGCGCAGCATCGCGCGCCGCACTTCGCGCAGCCGGTCGCCGAACTGCTTGAGCGGCTCCTGCACCGCGCCGCCGTGCTTGTCGACCTGGATCAGCAGGCGCACGATCGCGCGCAGATCCTCGTTGTCGAAGCTCGTCGCGAGGCGCTGCAGCGACTGCTCGCGCGTGCGGCCCGCGACGAACTGCCGCTGCGCGATCCCGAGTTCCGACGACAGCACGGGCAGCATCCCCTTGAAGTCGTTCGTGACGACCTGGATGCTCTGGTCGAGCGACAGCCCGACGCCCTGCAAGAGCCGCAGCATGTCGACGAGGAGCGGCATCTCGTCGACGACGGACTGGCGGCGCGCGGCCGCGCGGCGGCGCACGTAGATCTTCGGCAGCATGAAGCCGACGATGACGGACAGCGCGACCCACGCGCTCAGATGCGTGGCGACCGTCTCGTCGCCGACGATCGCGACGGCGGCCGGCAGCGCGATCCCGCACGCGATCCGCGCGCTCAGGAAAATGCCGCGCGTGTGCGCGTCGACGTACCCGCACTGCTCGAGCAGCATCCGGTCCTCGTCGGCGACGATCTGCTTGCCGAGCCGCGTATCCAGCAATCGCATCCCGAGCTTGCCCGCGCGGTCGAGCAACGTGGCGAAGCGCGGCCGGCGCTCGGCGGGCGCCGCATCCGCGGCGGGCGGACGCGCCGCGCCGGTCGCGGCCGCGGCGCCCGCCGTCGCCCGCGCGGCGGCCGCTTCCAGCGCGGCCGCGCGCTGGTCGAGCGCGTCGGCGAGCGTGCGGCCGGTGCGCTGCGCGAGCACGATCCGCATGATCGCGAGCACGGCGAGCATCAGCACGCCGAGTGCGCCGAGTGCGAGCGCGATTGCGCCGAGGCGGCTGGGATCCATCGTCGTCACCTCAATCGGGCGAGCCGGTACAGCCAGTAGCCGCCGGCGACTTGCAGAATGAACGCGAGATACACGAGCTGGCGCCCCGTCGGGTCGAGCCACATCGCGCTGAAGTACTTCGGATTCGTCGCGATCACGAAGCTGCCGATGCCGACGGGCAGCGCGCCGAGCACCCATGCCGACAGCCGCGTCTCCGCCGACATCGCGGCGAGCTCGCGCTCCGCCTGCTCGAGGTCGCGCATGAAGACGGCCATCCGGTCGAGCATCACGTCCGCACGGCCGCCGTACTTGACCGACAGCCGCAGCACCGAGCCGACGAGCTCGAATTCCTTGATCCGGTAGAGCTCCGCGATGTAGACCATCGCGCGATCGATCTCGACGCCCGAGCGCAGCATCCGCGACACGTGATCGAGGCAGCCGCGCAGCGGCGCCTCGGTCGTCTGCAGCGTCGCCTGGAACGCGGCGGGCACGCTGTTGCCGAGCGTGACGAGCCGCACGATGCCGTCGAGGAACGACGGCAGTTGCCGGACGATCTGCAGGCGCCGCTTCTGCGTCCGCGACGCGAGCCAGAACAGCGCGAGCGTCGCCCCCGCGACGAGCGTCGCGACGGCGGCGAGCATGCCGCCGCGCAGGCCCGTCCACAGCGTCGCGACGAACGTCGCCGCGGCGAGCAGGATCAGCGGGGTGCGAATCTCGGGCACGCCCGCGCGGTTCGATATGTTGAGCCACGCGTCGGCCGCGCGCTCGCGCCACCGCGCGAAACGATCGGCAGGCTTCGCGCCCGGCGCGCCGCCTGCCGTGCCCGCGGCGGACGCAGACGCGGCCGCGCGCGTCGACTCGCCCGCGAGCGGCGCCTTCGGCTGCGCGCCCGGGCGCGCGCCGGGCTCGAGCCGGCTGTCGATGTAGCGCGCCGCGTGCACGCGCTCCCGGGTCGCCTCGCCGCGCCGCCACAGCGCGAGCGCCGCCGCCGCGCACAAGAGCGCGAGAGCGAGCGCCCAGAGCGCCGCGCTAGACATTGAAGCCCCCGCCGCGGCCGAACGGCTCGCCGCCGAAGCCGCCGCCTGCGAGCGTCTGCCTGAAGCGCGCGAGCTTCGGCGAATGCGGATGGATGCCGAGCGATTCCCACGCGTCGATCTCTTCGCCGTCCGCGTTCACGCGCGGCTCGTAGCGATAGAGCTCCTGCGTCGCGATGATGTTGTCCGACAGTCCCGTCACTTCGGTGACCGACAGGATTCGCCGCCGCCCGTTCGACAGCCGCCCGATCTGCACGATGAAGTCGACCGCGTTGGAGATCTGCCGGCGCAGGCTCGATTCGGTGCCCTGGAAGCCCGCGAAGCCGGCCAGCATTTCGAGGCGATACAGGCATTCGCGCGGCGAGCTCGCGTGAATCGTGCCCATCGAACCGTCGTGGCCGGTGTTCATCGCCTGCATCATCTCGAGCACTTCGCCGCCGCGCACTTCGCCGACGATGATCCGGTCCGGCCGCATCCGCAGCGTGTTGCGCAGCAGGTCGCGGATCGACACGACGCCCGTGCCGTCGAAGCCGCCCGGCCGGCTCTCGAGCCGCACGACGTGCGGATGGTTGAGCGACAGCTCGGCCGTGTCCTCGATCGTGACGACGCGCTCGATTTCGGGAATGTGGAACGCGAGCGCGTTGAGGAGCGACGTCTTGCCGGAGCTCGTGCCGCCCGACACGAGGATGTTGCAGCGCGCGGCGACCGCGGCCTCGAGCAGCGTGCCGACCTCCTCGCTGAACGTGCCGTTCGCGAGCAGGTCGGCGGGCTTGAGCGGGTCCTTGCGGAACTTGCGGATCGACACGACCGGGCCGTCGATCGACAGCGGCTCGATCACGACGTTCACGCGCCCGCCGTCCGGCAGCCGCGCGTCGACCATCGGATTCGACTCGTCGAGACGGCGGCCGATCGGCGCGAGAATGCGCCGCACGATCCGCAGCAGATGCGCGTTGTCGGTGAAGCGCACCGGCAGCTTCGTCAGGATCCCGTGCTTCGACACGTATACGTCGCTGTAGCCGTTGATCAGGATGTCCTCGACGTGCGGATCGGCAAGCAGGTCCTCGATCGGCCCGAAGCCCGCGAGCTCCTTCGTCAGCGCCTCCGCGATCGCCCGCACTTCGTTTTCGTTGAGCGGAATGCGGCGCAGCCGCACGAAGCTGTCGATCTCGAGATCGACGAACTGGTTGATCGCCTGCCGCGACCAGCGCCCGAACTCCGCGCCCAGCTCCTCGATGCGCGTCAGAAGATGCTCGTGCGCAGCGTTCTTGATGTCGTGAAACTGCTGCGTTTGCGAGAACGGCGTCGCCCCGTCGGCAAATTGAATGTCGTGTGCCATCTCTTACGACCGCTTGGAGGTGGGTTGAATGAAGCGCCTGAGCGCGGAAAGACCGCCCGCCGCGCGCGACCCGGCGGCCCCCGTGCCGCCCGACACGCGTTCGACGAGCGGCTCGAGCGCGCGCACGTACGGGTCGCGCTCGGCAACGTCCACGATCAGCTTGCCCTGATTGGCCGCATGCCCGATCGGCACGCGCCGCGACGGCAACGTCGCGGCGAGCCCGAGGCCGAGGCGCTCGGCGATCTGCGCGGGCGACAAGCCGAGCGCCGGATCGTATTGGTTGACGACGAGACGCACGTTGCCCGTGTCGACGCCCGCGTCGCGCAGCGACTCGAGCAGCTCGACCGCCGACACGACGGACGCGACGCCCTGGTCGCACAGGAGCCACGATTCGTCGGCCGCGCACGCGGTCTGCGCGACGAAGTCGCGGTTCGAGAAGCCGCCCAGGTCGATGATCTGATAGTCGAAGAACGCGCGCAGGCGGTTCAGCAGACCAACGCAAGACGCGTACGACACGTCGCGCAGCCCGGCGAGATTCGGCGGCAGCGACGTCAGCGCGACGCCGCTCGAATGGCGCGCGAGCGCCGTGTTGACGAAGGTCCGGTCGAAGCGGCGCAGGTTGCGCACCGCCTCGACGAA
Proteins encoded in this region:
- a CDS encoding fimbrial protein, yielding MNARTQSLAEPAVTDYFVCASPLGEHVGWLAQTLVSAGAVEAAPLEPTALAQRIAGLNPVLVFVDFSGGHAQAASAAAAAVRLSHPGLPIVALGSIAEPESALAALRAGVRDFIDFSAPAEDALRITRGLLDHVGEQPSRHGKLIALLGARAGMGASTLAANLSVLLQKRSATQGRQTALVDLGLPAGDGALYLNTRCEVDFVEAVRNLRRFDRTFVNTALARHSSGVALTSLPPNLAGLRDVSYASCVGLLNRLRAFFDYQIIDLGGFSNRDFVAQTACAADESWLLCDQGVASVVSAVELLESLRDAGVDTGNVRLVVNQYDPALGLSPAQIAERLGLGLAATLPSRRVPIGHAANQGKLIVDVAERDPYVRALEPLVERVSGGTGAAGSRAAGGLSALRRFIQPTSKRS
- a CDS encoding type II secretion system F family protein, which produces MSSAALWALALALLCAAAALALWRRGEATRERVHAARYIDSRLEPGARPGAQPKAPLAGESTRAAASASAAGTAGGAPGAKPADRFARWRERAADAWLNISNRAGVPEIRTPLILLAAATFVATLWTGLRGGMLAAVATLVAGATLALFWLASRTQKRRLQIVRQLPSFLDGIVRLVTLGNSVPAAFQATLQTTEAPLRGCLDHVSRMLRSGVEIDRAMVYIAELYRIKEFELVGSVLRLSVKYGGRADVMLDRMAVFMRDLEQAERELAAMSAETRLSAWVLGALPVGIGSFVIATNPKYFSAMWLDPTGRQLVYLAFILQVAGGYWLYRLARLR
- a CDS encoding CpaF family protein translates to MAHDIQFADGATPFSQTQQFHDIKNAAHEHLLTRIEELGAEFGRWSRQAINQFVDLEIDSFVRLRRIPLNENEVRAIAEALTKELAGFGPIEDLLADPHVEDILINGYSDVYVSKHGILTKLPVRFTDNAHLLRIVRRILAPIGRRLDESNPMVDARLPDGGRVNVVIEPLSIDGPVVSIRKFRKDPLKPADLLANGTFSEEVGTLLEAAVAARCNILVSGGTSSGKTSLLNALAFHIPEIERVVTIEDTAELSLNHPHVVRLESRPGGFDGTGVVSIRDLLRNTLRMRPDRIIVGEVRGGEVLEMMQAMNTGHDGSMGTIHASSPRECLYRLEMLAGFAGFQGTESSLRRQISNAVDFIVQIGRLSNGRRRILSVTEVTGLSDNIIATQELYRYEPRVNADGEEIDAWESLGIHPHSPKLARFRQTLAGGGFGGEPFGRGGGFNV
- a CDS encoding DUF3613 domain-containing protein, translated to MTTHDHTKTAAARPGRSRALCATLALAGALAGAAGAARAQSPQGATPPASEIGHATHTWLEWQASNRDAGPSQPMIGEAASIAYARYLDSFKTKIPAFYGSAASMSGGGSGGADFLLTPASRSQ
- a CDS encoding type II secretion system F family protein produces the protein MDPSRLGAIALALGALGVLMLAVLAIMRIVLAQRTGRTLADALDQRAAALEAAAARATAGAAAATGAARPPAADAAPAERRPRFATLLDRAGKLGMRLLDTRLGKQIVADEDRMLLEQCGYVDAHTRGIFLSARIACGIALPAAVAIVGDETVATHLSAWVALSVIVGFMLPKIYVRRRAAARRQSVVDEMPLLVDMLRLLQGVGLSLDQSIQVVTNDFKGMLPVLSSELGIAQRQFVAGRTREQSLQRLATSFDNEDLRAIVRLLIQVDKHGGAVQEPLKQFGDRLREVRRAMLRERIGRLTVKMTGVMIVTLLPALFIVTAGPGMLAVAHALTAARR
- a CDS encoding tetratricopeptide repeat protein is translated as MRRSSFSPMTAAALAMLALSLAACGSFKESGYGIGAQAERAALMQAAADKNAPPDTPGMYLGLIGRMQSQGLYYASLAHIDAYEKQYGASPDTILLRADALRATDQAAASTVAYRQLLNTPLAARGYRGLGLLSGASGDFDAASQALTQATALAPTDSLTLSDLAYARMRSGDVAGARVPLMKAAELDQNNPKILSNLALFLLATGQTRDALGLMNQLKLAPAVRTEIRNDATKIAAASRVRQRALARPGAPNATGPASAAGGANMAGIGAGTLGATSATSATSATSATSSIGAAGGKGATAVAGTPAPVASASASSFEPTVPLLQRFSQ
- a CDS encoding TadG family pilus assembly protein, which produces MPLARRCADRRPFARERRTIARERGSFAVVAAIWMLVAIAALGAVDIGNVFFARRDLQRVADMAALAAAQKMDDQCTQPAAAANANARSNGFDPAKSGNTLTLSCGRWDTQSNAGPSYFNTASTPLNAVQVTATQSVPYFFLGPSRTVSATSTAKATNIDQFTVGTTLASLQGGLVNNVLNALLGANLSLSVLSYQALASTQIKLGDLMAAANVLTVNELLSTQVTAGQFAQLTLTALSRTQVVNANLQASVAALQTIVGANLGGGKFSIGSQSGGPGVFALGLSDTQAAADAKINVFDALMVAAEVAAAGKPAVDVATGLQLAGQGATLKLQIIEPPSIAIGESGMDPKTGAWRTQANNAQIRLYVNVSLGTANLSPTGVLFPLAPLVSLINGLIQVNLNLPLTLQVATGSAWLQSTSCAATAASSRAAIVVQPGLANLCVGDVPTDLPAQQTFACNVPATLATVGVLSAPLLQIKSALALPVVVPQSNAATLTFNGVTGDADDYQTTNSNAVGSVLANALSGAAQSLTGPNGLTLYVLGVSVSVGSTLNPVVTVLLNLLGPVLSSLDQVVVPLLNLLGVQVGAATVHNEALTCGTAQTVY